One window of Nocardia nova SH22a genomic DNA carries:
- a CDS encoding TM0106 family RecB-like putative nuclease yields the protein MAYVDARALVGCRHRLHLDATHPDRLFGVSEDAGVKQRREAATAHRAKVRDTLVAAAPEDWVVIDPDRPASVRAEATMSACAEGAQRIWGAVLPQEPDTGRRGGCEMLLRDTDRGGYIPVIVVNHKVTDPRQPDPADFHPTTSDLYRWDPRPDRHVRIRTQPRDQQRLAHLYRMLQRHGLASPALVGGAIGYHFDRILVHDLTSVLAEYDRRYADRIAVVRGELPTVPSKVPECRQCPWWSRAPLSREGGEPAGPSCEGWLADHRDVSLVAPGSRAELLRRHGVQTIDDLAGWTGDEPEDWQYEPFDETVVTARAWISGAPLVRRVDRVRVRRADVEVDVDLESYQEYGAYLWGTLLDGVYRPFLTWDPLPTADEARSFAEFWTWLMAVRAEATAAGKTFAAYCYSRTAEDKWLYESARRFAGMPDVPTEDEIRAFVDGPEWVDMFQAVSEQFICPNGKGLKKIAPVAGFGWRDPEASGEASMSWYRLAVGYDAEPDMSQRTRLLEYNEDDVRATQVLREWMSPLVPAPHSADAEVPAMTDFREPEPVRRNICT from the coding sequence ATCGCCTATGTGGACGCGCGGGCGCTGGTCGGCTGCCGCCATCGGCTGCACCTGGACGCGACCCATCCGGACCGGCTGTTCGGGGTGTCCGAGGACGCGGGCGTCAAACAGCGCCGCGAGGCCGCTACCGCACACCGCGCGAAGGTCCGCGACACACTGGTCGCCGCCGCACCCGAGGACTGGGTCGTGATCGATCCCGATCGCCCGGCGAGTGTGCGCGCCGAGGCGACCATGTCCGCCTGTGCCGAAGGGGCACAACGGATCTGGGGTGCGGTCCTGCCGCAGGAGCCCGATACCGGCCGTCGCGGCGGCTGCGAGATGTTGCTGCGCGACACGGATCGGGGCGGTTATATCCCGGTGATCGTGGTGAACCACAAGGTCACCGATCCGCGCCAGCCCGATCCGGCCGATTTCCACCCCACGACCTCGGATCTATATCGCTGGGATCCCCGTCCGGACCGGCACGTCCGCATCCGGACGCAACCGCGCGATCAGCAGCGCCTCGCCCATCTGTACCGCATGTTGCAGCGGCACGGGCTGGCGAGTCCGGCGCTGGTCGGCGGGGCGATCGGCTACCACTTCGACCGCATCCTGGTCCACGATCTGACCTCGGTGCTGGCGGAGTACGACCGCCGCTACGCCGACCGGATCGCGGTGGTCCGGGGCGAGTTGCCGACGGTGCCGTCCAAGGTGCCCGAATGCCGCCAGTGCCCGTGGTGGTCGCGTGCGCCGCTGTCGCGCGAGGGCGGCGAGCCCGCCGGGCCGAGCTGTGAGGGCTGGCTCGCGGATCATCGCGATGTCAGCCTCGTCGCACCGGGTTCGCGGGCGGAACTGCTGCGCCGCCACGGCGTGCAGACCATCGACGATCTGGCCGGGTGGACGGGGGACGAACCCGAGGACTGGCAGTACGAGCCCTTCGATGAAACGGTCGTCACCGCGCGGGCCTGGATCTCGGGTGCGCCCCTGGTCCGCCGGGTGGACCGGGTGCGGGTGCGGCGGGCCGACGTCGAGGTGGACGTCGATCTGGAGAGCTATCAGGAATACGGCGCCTACCTGTGGGGCACCCTGCTCGACGGTGTGTACCGGCCGTTCCTCACCTGGGATCCGCTGCCCACCGCCGACGAGGCCCGATCGTTCGCCGAATTCTGGACCTGGTTGATGGCCGTGCGCGCCGAGGCCACCGCGGCCGGGAAGACCTTCGCCGCGTACTGCTACTCGCGGACCGCCGAGGACAAATGGCTCTACGAATCGGCCCGCCGATTCGCCGGGATGCCGGACGTGCCCACCGAGGACGAGATCCGGGCCTTCGTCGACGGCCCTGAATGGGTGGATATGTTCCAGGCGGTATCGGAACAATTCATCTGCCCCAACGGGAAAGGGCTCAAGAAGATCGCGCCGGTCGCCGGATTCGGCTGGCGCGATCCGGAGGCGAGCGGCGAGGCATCGATGAGCTGGTACCGCCTGGCGGTCGGCTACGACGCCGAACCGGACATGTCGCAGCGCACCCGGCTGCTGGAGTACAACGAGGACGATGTGCGCGCCACCCAGGTGCTGCGCGAATGGATGTCACCGCTGGTCCCGGCCCCGCACAGCGCCGACGCCGAGGTGCCCGCGATGACCGACTTTCGCGAGCCCGAGCCGGTCCGTCGTAATATTTGCACGTGA
- a CDS encoding SDR family NAD(P)-dependent oxidoreductase: protein MEISGSAAIITGAASGLGAATAKRFADQGATVFGLDLPQSIERAGDSVPAGVTLIPTDVTSNDEVAAAVAKVVESGVPPRIVVNCAGVGWAGRILSKNGPHDLELFRTVITVNLLGSFNVMRLAADAIAKTEPVDEYGQRGVVINTASVAAFEGQIGQIAYSASKGGVAGMTVPAARDLAQFGIRVNTIAPGIIDTPMLAGVTEEYRKGLESGVPFPSRLGRPDEYAQLAQYITEHDYLNGETFRMDGALRMAPR, encoded by the coding sequence GTGGAGATTTCGGGCTCCGCCGCGATCATCACCGGAGCTGCGTCCGGTCTGGGCGCCGCGACCGCAAAGCGCTTCGCCGACCAGGGGGCGACCGTCTTCGGTCTCGACCTGCCGCAGTCGATCGAACGGGCCGGCGACAGCGTTCCCGCCGGTGTCACCCTCATTCCGACCGATGTGACCAGCAACGACGAGGTCGCGGCCGCGGTCGCGAAGGTCGTCGAATCCGGTGTGCCGCCGCGCATCGTGGTCAACTGCGCCGGTGTGGGCTGGGCGGGACGCATCCTGTCCAAGAACGGACCGCACGATCTGGAACTGTTCCGGACGGTGATCACCGTGAACCTGCTGGGCAGCTTCAACGTGATGCGCCTGGCCGCCGACGCCATCGCCAAGACCGAGCCGGTCGACGAGTACGGCCAGCGCGGCGTGGTCATCAACACCGCGTCCGTGGCGGCGTTCGAGGGCCAGATCGGCCAGATCGCGTACTCCGCCTCCAAGGGTGGCGTCGCCGGTATGACCGTCCCGGCCGCGCGTGATCTGGCGCAGTTCGGCATCCGGGTCAACACCATCGCCCCCGGCATCATCGACACCCCGATGCTCGCCGGTGTCACCGAGGAGTACCGCAAGGGCCTCGAGTCCGGTGTGCCGTTCCCGTCCCGCCTGGGCCGCCCGGACGAGTACGCGCAGCTCGCGCAGTACATCACCGAGCACGACTACCTGAACGGCGAGACCTTCCGCATGGACGGTGCGCTGCGCATGGCGCCGCGCTGA
- a CDS encoding YcnI family protein, which yields MSSTLSRALVATGAAGAIALCATGTASAHVTADAPGAAQGGYGIVTFRVPTESATASTTKLTVALPQLAAARTEPIPGWSAHIEKNDKNQITSVTWTADPGNPGITPEQFQRFALAVGPLPKQDSVSFPATQTYSDGKIVNWNEPMPAGGDEPEHPAPTVHLAAAGDEHGTAGSDSGTQASGDKDTKDADDTARWLGGIGLVLGALGAALGLGAVIRSRRA from the coding sequence ATGTCCAGCACACTGTCGCGCGCACTGGTCGCCACCGGCGCCGCGGGCGCGATCGCCCTGTGCGCCACCGGAACCGCCTCCGCGCACGTCACGGCCGATGCGCCCGGAGCGGCCCAGGGCGGCTACGGCATCGTCACCTTCCGGGTGCCGACCGAATCGGCGACCGCGTCCACCACCAAACTCACCGTCGCGCTCCCGCAACTGGCCGCGGCCCGCACCGAGCCCATCCCGGGCTGGAGCGCGCATATCGAGAAGAACGACAAGAACCAGATCACCTCGGTGACCTGGACCGCCGATCCCGGTAATCCCGGAATCACGCCCGAGCAGTTCCAGCGCTTCGCCCTGGCGGTGGGGCCGCTGCCGAAGCAGGACTCGGTCAGCTTCCCGGCGACCCAGACCTACAGCGACGGCAAGATCGTCAACTGGAACGAGCCGATGCCCGCGGGCGGCGACGAGCCCGAACACCCCGCCCCCACGGTGCACCTGGCCGCGGCAGGTGACGAGCACGGGACGGCCGGAAGTGATTCCGGCACACAGGCTTCCGGTGACAAGGACACCAAGGACGCCGACGACACCGCCCGCTGGCTGGGTGGGATCGGGCTGGTCCTCGGCGCCCTGGGTGCGGCACTGGGACTGGGCGCCGTGATCCGGAGCCGGCGCGCATGA
- a CDS encoding SRPBCC family protein, whose protein sequence is MTAVKIVADCAAPAEIAFDYVDDYRHLPEFVSEVHAFRPITEHVSGLGATFDTEIKLGPASLTSRLEIVRWEKNVAIAVKAVTGFEIESTFLFHPRDENSCTVDAIVEYRVPGGIAGKVLGKTIEPFVKLSVKHTAHNLTTRIAEYRQARGD, encoded by the coding sequence ATGACCGCAGTGAAGATCGTCGCCGATTGCGCCGCCCCGGCCGAGATCGCATTCGACTATGTCGACGACTACCGGCATCTCCCGGAGTTCGTCAGCGAGGTTCACGCGTTCCGGCCGATCACCGAGCACGTCTCCGGGCTCGGCGCCACCTTCGACACCGAGATCAAACTCGGGCCCGCCTCCCTCACCTCACGCCTGGAGATCGTGCGGTGGGAGAAGAACGTCGCCATCGCGGTGAAGGCCGTCACCGGCTTCGAGATCGAATCGACCTTCCTGTTCCATCCCCGCGACGAGAACTCGTGCACGGTGGACGCGATCGTGGAGTACCGGGTTCCGGGCGGTATCGCGGGCAAGGTGCTGGGGAAGACGATCGAGCCGTTCGTGAAACTCTCGGTCAAGCACACCGCGCACAACCTGACCACCCGGATCGCCGAATACCGGCAGGCCCGCGGCGACTGA
- a CDS encoding lipase family protein: protein MKLNARSPQSVRSGSSGTRRRGIRRAVAAGVAACAGAALSCGGIGASGAAPVSEFYTPPAQFATAPGSVIKTEPMPVFVAPPGFGPWPANAQKIMYTSQTQDGDPVAVSGTYLDATSPWQGTGPRPTVVIAPGTSGQGDQCAPSEAFATGLYAQITPPSISANQEAVSAMVWHAMGARVLVTDYIGLGTPGVHTYVNRVEEAHAVLDAARAANALSGTGPQTPLAFWGYSQGGGSTAAAAELQPSYAPELNLKGVWAGAPTADLSAVLQKIDGNLIGGVVAYALNGFLDRYPDLKPELDKRVTPQGAGLLAELKESCVGDVILKHPLLHGSDFTRDHRSILDNLREVPAAMDILDRQRIGTLTPTAPVLITSGVNDDTVPYPQAKQLANDWCGKGATVTFRSNGLPPILPGMALPNHFGPEIIDGFSPTGVIPYLMDRLNDKPISGCTID, encoded by the coding sequence ATGAAGCTGAACGCCAGATCACCACAGTCGGTGAGGAGCGGATCGTCCGGAACGCGGCGCCGGGGCATCCGGCGAGCGGTGGCGGCCGGGGTCGCGGCCTGTGCGGGTGCGGCGCTGAGCTGCGGCGGTATCGGGGCCTCGGGCGCCGCGCCGGTCAGCGAGTTCTACACTCCCCCGGCACAATTCGCGACCGCGCCCGGATCGGTGATCAAGACCGAGCCGATGCCGGTGTTCGTGGCGCCGCCCGGATTCGGCCCGTGGCCCGCGAATGCCCAGAAGATCATGTACACCTCGCAGACCCAGGACGGCGATCCGGTCGCGGTCAGCGGCACCTACCTCGACGCCACCAGTCCCTGGCAGGGCACCGGGCCGCGGCCGACCGTGGTGATCGCGCCAGGCACCTCCGGGCAGGGCGATCAGTGCGCGCCGTCGGAGGCGTTCGCCACCGGGCTGTACGCCCAGATCACCCCGCCGAGCATCTCCGCCAACCAGGAGGCGGTCTCGGCGATGGTGTGGCACGCGATGGGCGCCCGGGTGCTGGTGACCGACTACATCGGACTGGGAACTCCCGGCGTGCACACCTACGTCAACCGGGTCGAAGAGGCTCATGCCGTCCTCGACGCCGCGCGGGCCGCGAATGCGCTCTCGGGCACCGGACCGCAGACCCCGCTCGCCTTCTGGGGCTACTCCCAGGGCGGCGGTTCGACCGCGGCGGCGGCGGAGTTGCAGCCGAGCTATGCGCCCGAGCTGAACCTGAAGGGTGTGTGGGCGGGTGCGCCGACCGCCGATCTGAGCGCGGTCCTGCAGAAGATCGACGGCAATCTGATCGGCGGTGTGGTCGCCTACGCCCTCAACGGATTCCTGGACCGCTACCCGGATCTGAAGCCCGAGCTGGACAAGCGGGTGACCCCGCAGGGCGCGGGCCTGCTCGCGGAATTGAAGGAGAGCTGCGTCGGCGATGTGATCCTGAAGCATCCGCTCCTGCACGGCAGTGACTTCACTCGGGATCACCGGTCGATCCTGGACAACCTCCGCGAGGTCCCGGCGGCCATGGACATCCTGGACCGGCAGCGCATCGGCACCCTCACCCCGACCGCACCGGTCCTGATCACCAGCGGTGTCAATGACGACACCGTGCCCTACCCGCAGGCCAAGCAGTTGGCGAACGACTGGTGCGGTAAGGGCGCAACCGTCACCTTCCGCAGCAACGGTCTCCCGCCGATCCTGCCCGGTATGGCGCTGCCGAATCACTTCGGTCCCGAGATCATCGACGGGTTCAGCCCGACCGGGGTCATCCCCTATCTGATGGACCGGTTGAACGACAAGCCGATCTCCGGCTGCACCATCGACTGA
- a CDS encoding copper resistance D family protein, with amino-acid sequence MTSGTTGGGSATLRYALLLVVPAVLIGVVLGWALAAPDAVQAEAPVRALADGLGATVLGLAALPRLHDRLRPAWRMLAVFGGLWAVTEFVLLATEAAEVVGVSVFGLRAHDFGDYLAHVSGGQIGIAVLIGTVAVTGYSALAHRRPEHTTSDLVLVFAAVTLVLRPITGHMSQQTLGSVLAAVHALAAAAWFGVLLALALVVRSRGEWAVILPRYSGWALPAVAAVTVTGVCNGLVRIGGPGALVDTGYGRIMVAKTVVVLALLGLGWWWRRTWVPRASDHRMDAGSSLRRALIEVAVMGVAFGLAAALSVTA; translated from the coding sequence GTGACCTCGGGGACGACCGGCGGCGGTTCGGCCACACTCCGCTACGCACTGCTGCTGGTCGTCCCGGCCGTTCTGATCGGCGTGGTCCTCGGGTGGGCCCTGGCCGCACCCGATGCGGTCCAGGCCGAGGCGCCGGTGCGGGCACTGGCCGACGGGCTCGGCGCCACGGTCCTGGGCCTGGCCGCCCTCCCTCGATTGCACGACCGGCTGCGTCCGGCCTGGCGGATGCTGGCCGTCTTCGGCGGGCTCTGGGCGGTGACGGAGTTCGTGCTGCTGGCCACCGAGGCGGCCGAGGTCGTGGGCGTATCGGTATTCGGCTTGCGCGCACACGATTTCGGCGACTATCTCGCCCACGTCAGCGGCGGCCAGATCGGTATCGCCGTCCTGATCGGCACGGTCGCGGTGACCGGCTACAGCGCCCTGGCCCATCGCCGCCCCGAGCACACGACCTCGGACCTGGTGCTGGTGTTCGCGGCGGTCACACTCGTGCTGCGGCCGATCACCGGGCACATGTCGCAGCAGACGCTCGGTTCGGTGCTGGCCGCGGTGCACGCGCTGGCCGCGGCCGCCTGGTTCGGCGTGCTGCTGGCCCTGGCCCTCGTCGTGCGCAGCCGTGGTGAATGGGCGGTGATCCTGCCGCGGTATTCCGGGTGGGCGCTGCCCGCGGTCGCCGCGGTGACGGTGACCGGTGTGTGCAACGGGCTGGTCCGGATCGGCGGTCCGGGCGCGCTGGTCGACACCGGATACGGGCGCATCATGGTCGCCAAGACGGTCGTGGTGCTCGCCCTGCTGGGGCTCGGCTGGTGGTGGCGGCGGACCTGGGTGCCGCGGGCGAGCGACCATCGGATGGATGCCGGATCCTCGCTGCGCCGGGCGCTGATCGAGGTCGCGGTGATGGGGGTGGCGTTCGGCCTGGCCGCCGCGCTGTCGGTGACGGCCTGA
- the htpG gene encoding molecular chaperone HtpG: MTEHVEQMEFQAETHQLLELMIHSVYSNKDTFLRELISNASDALDKLRLESYRDKDLEVDTSDLHIELEVDKDARVLTVRDNGVGMSRAEVVDLIGTLAKSGTAELRRQLLESKGDDSAVSSEDLIGQFGIGFYSTFMVADKVTLTTRRAGETEGTRWESAAGSSTYTIETLDAAPQGTAVSLHLKSADEDDHLFDYTQEWKLREIVKKYSDFISWPIRMTVERTVTEGEGEEKEEKTILEEQTLNSQKALWTRPRSDVSDEEYKEFYKHVSHAWDDPLEIIPLKAEGTFEYQALLFIPSQAPFDLFMREHKRGVQLYVRRVFIMDNCEELMPEYLRFVKGVVDAQDLSLNVSREILQQDRQIQMIRKRLVRKVLSTIKELQGAEIPEGESAADSKYRTFWNQFGRVLKEGLLSDFDNRDTILQVSSFESTHSESEPTTLAEYVERMAEGQDKIYYMTGETRQQIENSPHMEAFKAKGLEVLVLTDPVDEMWVGSVPEFDGKAFQSIAKGEVDLETEEEKKASEQLREQQEKDFGDVLKFLQEKLDDSVKEVRLTSRLTTSPACIVGDVFDFTPQLERMYRASGQAMPESKRILELNPDHPLVTGLRDAYTKDKESEDLGATAELLYGTAVLAEGGELKDPAHFAQLLAERLTKTV; this comes from the coding sequence GTGACCGAACACGTCGAACAAATGGAGTTTCAGGCCGAGACCCATCAGCTTCTGGAACTGATGATCCACTCGGTCTACTCGAACAAGGACACCTTCCTCCGCGAGTTGATCTCGAACGCCTCCGACGCCCTCGACAAGCTGCGGCTCGAGTCGTACCGCGACAAGGATCTCGAGGTGGACACCTCGGACCTGCACATCGAACTCGAGGTCGACAAGGATGCCCGGGTACTGACCGTCCGTGACAACGGTGTCGGTATGTCGCGCGCCGAGGTCGTCGATCTGATCGGCACCCTGGCCAAATCCGGCACCGCCGAACTTCGCCGCCAACTGCTGGAGTCCAAAGGCGACGACAGCGCCGTCAGCTCCGAGGACCTCATCGGTCAGTTCGGTATCGGCTTCTACTCGACCTTCATGGTGGCCGACAAGGTCACCCTGACCACCCGCCGCGCGGGCGAGACCGAGGGCACCCGCTGGGAGTCCGCCGCAGGCAGTTCCACCTACACCATCGAAACCCTCGACGCCGCACCCCAGGGCACCGCGGTATCGCTGCATCTGAAGAGCGCCGACGAGGACGATCACCTCTTCGACTACACCCAGGAGTGGAAGCTCCGCGAGATCGTCAAGAAGTACTCGGACTTCATCTCGTGGCCCATTCGGATGACGGTGGAGCGCACCGTCACCGAAGGCGAAGGGGAGGAAAAAGAAGAGAAGACGATCCTCGAGGAGCAGACGCTCAACTCGCAGAAGGCGCTGTGGACGCGCCCGCGCAGCGATGTCTCCGACGAGGAGTACAAGGAGTTCTACAAGCACGTCTCGCACGCCTGGGACGATCCGCTCGAGATCATCCCGCTCAAGGCCGAGGGCACCTTCGAATATCAAGCGCTGCTGTTCATTCCGTCGCAGGCGCCGTTCGATCTGTTCATGCGTGAGCACAAGCGCGGCGTGCAGCTGTACGTGCGCCGGGTGTTCATCATGGACAACTGCGAAGAGCTCATGCCGGAGTATCTGCGCTTCGTCAAGGGCGTGGTGGACGCGCAGGATCTGTCGCTGAACGTCTCGCGCGAGATCCTGCAGCAGGACCGGCAGATTCAGATGATCCGGAAACGCCTGGTGCGCAAGGTGCTCTCGACGATCAAGGAGTTGCAGGGCGCCGAGATCCCCGAGGGCGAATCGGCCGCCGACAGCAAGTACCGCACCTTCTGGAACCAGTTCGGCCGGGTCCTCAAGGAGGGTCTGCTGTCCGACTTCGACAACCGCGACACCATTCTGCAGGTCTCGTCCTTCGAGTCGACGCATTCCGAATCCGAGCCGACCACCCTCGCCGAGTACGTCGAGCGGATGGCCGAGGGCCAGGACAAGATCTACTACATGACCGGCGAGACCCGGCAGCAGATCGAGAACTCCCCGCATATGGAGGCGTTCAAGGCCAAGGGGCTCGAGGTGCTGGTCCTCACCGATCCGGTCGACGAGATGTGGGTCGGTTCGGTGCCGGAGTTCGACGGCAAGGCGTTCCAGTCCATCGCCAAGGGCGAGGTCGACCTGGAGACCGAGGAGGAGAAGAAGGCCTCCGAGCAGCTGCGCGAACAGCAGGAGAAGGATTTCGGCGATGTGCTGAAGTTCCTGCAGGAGAAGCTGGACGACAGCGTCAAGGAGGTCCGCCTGACCTCCCGCCTGACCACCTCCCCGGCCTGCATCGTGGGCGACGTCTTCGACTTCACCCCGCAGCTCGAGCGCATGTACCGCGCCTCGGGCCAGGCGATGCCGGAGTCCAAGCGGATCCTGGAGCTCAACCCGGATCACCCGCTGGTCACCGGGCTGCGAGACGCCTACACCAAGGACAAGGAATCCGAGGACCTGGGCGCCACCGCCGAATTGCTCTACGGCACAGCGGTTCTGGCCGAAGGCGGCGAACTGAAAGACCCGGCCCACTTCGCCCAACTCCTGGCAGAACGCCTCACCAAGACCGTCTGA
- a CDS encoding TetR/AcrR family transcriptional regulator, whose protein sequence is MTTAAERRLPRGRHGIPRETVVRTQRDRILTAMADAMADNGYVGTSVAAVIKRARVSRETFYEQFRSKEDCFEAAYEQAVESLLARIQESLRLPADDATADAAVPPIGALLDAYLDGLAAEPAYARLFLVEVYAAGPKAIARRAELQESFVALVARTLDARTEQQRFACRTMVAALSALVTTHIAADDPDGLHALRAPLLELVERSGDLFGAATAPR, encoded by the coding sequence ATGACCACCGCGGCCGAACGCAGGCTACCCCGGGGCCGCCACGGCATACCCCGCGAAACGGTGGTACGCACGCAGCGCGATCGCATCCTCACCGCGATGGCCGACGCGATGGCCGACAACGGCTATGTGGGCACCTCCGTCGCCGCCGTGATCAAACGCGCCCGGGTGTCGCGCGAGACCTTCTACGAGCAGTTCCGTTCCAAGGAGGACTGTTTCGAGGCGGCCTACGAGCAGGCGGTGGAATCGTTGCTCGCGCGCATTCAGGAATCCCTGCGGCTCCCCGCGGACGATGCGACCGCGGACGCCGCCGTGCCGCCGATCGGCGCCCTGCTCGACGCCTATCTGGACGGTCTGGCCGCCGAACCCGCCTATGCCCGGCTGTTTCTGGTCGAGGTCTACGCCGCCGGTCCGAAGGCGATCGCACGCCGCGCCGAACTCCAGGAATCGTTCGTCGCGCTGGTGGCCCGCACTCTGGACGCCCGCACCGAACAGCAGCGCTTCGCCTGCCGCACCATGGTCGCGGCCCTGAGCGCCTTGGTCACCACCCATATCGCAGCCGACGATCCGGACGGTCTGCACGCCCTGCGCGCCCCCCTGCTGGAACTCGTCGAGCGCAGTGGCGACCTGTTCGGGGCCGCCACCGCGCCGCGCTGA
- a CDS encoding RNA-binding S4 domain-containing protein, whose amino-acid sequence MSDPVDVPIEDEIIRLGQFLKLANLVDGGSEAKTVIAAGLVRVNDEVELRRGRQLHNGDVVVFAGHRVRVAGG is encoded by the coding sequence ATGTCGGATCCAGTCGATGTGCCGATCGAAGACGAAATCATTCGGCTCGGGCAATTCCTGAAGCTGGCCAATCTCGTTGACGGAGGGTCGGAGGCGAAGACCGTGATCGCCGCGGGACTCGTGCGTGTCAACGACGAGGTGGAACTACGGCGGGGCCGCCAGCTGCACAACGGAGACGTCGTCGTCTTCGCAGGCCATCGCGTTCGCGTGGCAGGGGGCTGA
- a CDS encoding DUF6474 family protein, protein MGLFTKRKRRADRKAEAKALKHKAAMEAKLGARNERKRNRAELRTQRDVAKAQIATLKAEEKAAVKTAERADRELLTASQMKKYLGVARVLIPVLAPLAYRAATYLRGQIDTRRARQLGIGVDELGNFTGHGARLQARIAGVESTLDGIADKNGEDKKFVSATRDRLGSLSAAVRTAEQMPPQRRRSVHTSISNELSGVEADILARLGVH, encoded by the coding sequence ATGGGGTTGTTCACCAAGCGCAAGCGTCGTGCCGACCGTAAGGCCGAGGCGAAAGCCCTCAAGCACAAGGCTGCGATGGAGGCCAAGCTCGGCGCCCGCAACGAACGCAAACGCAACCGCGCCGAACTGCGCACCCAGCGCGATGTGGCCAAGGCCCAGATCGCGACGCTGAAGGCGGAGGAGAAGGCGGCCGTGAAGACCGCCGAGCGCGCCGATCGGGAACTGCTGACCGCGAGCCAGATGAAGAAGTACCTGGGTGTCGCGCGCGTCCTGATTCCGGTGCTGGCCCCGCTGGCCTACCGGGCCGCCACCTACCTCCGCGGGCAGATCGACACCCGGCGCGCTCGTCAGCTCGGGATCGGCGTGGACGAACTGGGTAACTTCACCGGTCACGGCGCCCGGCTGCAGGCCCGGATCGCCGGGGTGGAGTCGACGCTCGACGGCATCGCCGACAAGAACGGCGAGGACAAGAAGTTCGTGAGCGCCACCCGCGACCGGCTCGGCAGCCTCTCGGCCGCCGTGCGCACCGCCGAGCAGATGCCCCCGCAGCGGCGGCGTTCGGTGCACACCTCCATCTCCAACGAGCTGTCCGGCGTCGAAGCCGATATTCTCGCGCGCCTCGGCGTGCACTGA
- the rraA gene encoding ribonuclease E activity regulator RraA, with protein MTESANQVATADLADEIGPEIRSCDTQFTQFGGHPVFSGRIVTIRCFQDNLLVKQTLGEPGEGRVLVVDGGASIHTALVGDIIAGRGVDNGWAGVVVNGAVRDSAILRTLEIGVKALGTNPRKSTQTGSGERDVPVEFGGVTFVPGEMLYSDHDGVVVRAE; from the coding sequence GTGACCGAATCAGCAAACCAAGTGGCAACCGCCGACCTCGCGGACGAGATCGGCCCCGAGATCCGCAGCTGCGATACGCAGTTCACGCAGTTCGGTGGCCATCCGGTGTTCAGCGGCCGAATCGTCACCATCCGCTGCTTCCAGGACAACCTGTTGGTCAAGCAGACCCTCGGCGAACCCGGCGAGGGCCGGGTCCTCGTCGTCGACGGCGGCGCGAGTATCCACACCGCGCTCGTGGGTGACATCATCGCCGGGCGCGGCGTCGACAACGGCTGGGCCGGTGTCGTGGTCAACGGCGCGGTGCGGGATTCGGCGATCCTGCGCACCCTGGAGATCGGCGTGAAGGCGCTGGGCACCAACCCGCGCAAGAGCACCCAGACCGGATCGGGCGAGCGCGACGTCCCGGTGGAATTCGGCGGGGTGACCTTCGTGCCGGGTGAGATGCTCTACAGCGATCACGACGGGGTCGTCGTCCGCGCGGAATGA
- a CDS encoding copper resistance CopC family protein — MIRRILLALATVLALGGIATVVAGPASAHSTLVSTDPADGAKIATGPARVSFTFNENLQPSFPSLTVVGPDGNLWSKGKPVVDGPTVSVEVGELGPAGTYTMAYRVTSADGHPVSGTRTFELTTPGHGTPGPKADAAKNSGGDSGGVPLWVFIVAAVVLFGGGLAFALFGGRSRRSGSGGKS; from the coding sequence ATGATCCGCCGGATTCTGCTCGCCCTCGCCACCGTGCTGGCCCTGGGCGGTATCGCGACAGTGGTGGCCGGTCCGGCCAGCGCTCATTCGACGCTGGTCTCCACCGATCCGGCCGACGGCGCGAAGATCGCGACCGGCCCGGCCCGGGTGAGTTTCACCTTCAACGAGAACCTGCAACCCAGCTTCCCGTCGCTGACCGTCGTGGGTCCGGACGGGAATCTGTGGTCGAAGGGCAAACCCGTGGTCGACGGCCCGACCGTGAGTGTCGAGGTCGGTGAGCTGGGGCCCGCCGGCACCTACACGATGGCGTACCGCGTCACCTCGGCCGACGGCCATCCCGTCAGCGGGACTCGGACCTTCGAACTCACCACGCCCGGACACGGCACGCCGGGACCGAAGGCCGATGCCGCGAAGAACTCCGGCGGCGATTCGGGCGGGGTTCCGCTGTGGGTGTTCATCGTCGCGGCGGTGGTGCTGTTCGGCGGTGGCCTGGCCTTCGCCCTGTTCGGCGGTCGCTCCCGGCGTTCGGGTAGCGGCGGCAAGTCGTGA